One region of Syntrophobacter fumaroxidans MPOB genomic DNA includes:
- the panB gene encoding 3-methyl-2-oxobutanoate hydroxymethyltransferase, with product MKNRVTVPEIIASKGKRKLSELTAYDYPTALWADQSGIDMLLVGDSLAMVVLGHDDTLSVGMTEMLHHTSAVARGAKRALVIGDMPFMSYQVSVEEALYNAGLFLKEAKAQAVKLEGGRRVAPQVKAMVEAGIPVQGHLGLTPQSSAQFGGFKIQGKTAEAAKILIEDAQILAEAGCFSIVLEGIPSNVAAMVTEAIPVPTIGIGAGPDCDGQVLVIHDVLGLYDRFVPKFVKKYAQLGLTIKEALTKYREEVENGTFPGPEHEFGMAELEAKKLSGLEDKK from the coding sequence ATGAAGAATCGAGTGACTGTTCCCGAGATCATTGCTTCCAAAGGCAAACGCAAACTCTCCGAACTGACTGCGTACGACTATCCCACTGCCCTGTGGGCGGATCAGAGCGGCATCGACATGCTGCTCGTCGGCGACTCCCTGGCCATGGTCGTTCTGGGCCACGACGATACCCTTTCGGTGGGAATGACCGAAATGCTCCACCACACGAGTGCGGTCGCCCGCGGCGCAAAGCGCGCCCTGGTGATCGGCGACATGCCGTTCATGTCTTACCAGGTCAGTGTGGAGGAAGCCCTGTACAACGCGGGTCTTTTTCTGAAAGAAGCGAAGGCCCAGGCGGTCAAGCTTGAAGGCGGGAGGAGAGTGGCGCCCCAGGTGAAGGCCATGGTTGAAGCCGGTATCCCGGTGCAGGGCCACCTCGGGCTCACGCCGCAGAGCTCCGCCCAGTTCGGCGGTTTCAAGATTCAGGGAAAGACGGCCGAAGCGGCCAAGATTCTCATCGAAGACGCACAGATCCTTGCCGAGGCAGGATGTTTCAGCATCGTTCTGGAAGGCATTCCCTCCAATGTTGCCGCCATGGTCACGGAAGCCATACCCGTACCCACCATCGGCATCGGTGCGGGACCCGATTGCGACGGCCAGGTCCTGGTGATCCATGATGTGCTCGGTTTGTATGACCGCTTCGTGCCCAAATTCGTCAAGAAGTATGCCCAACTTGGCTTGACGATCAAAGAGGCGTTGACAAAATACCGCGAAGAAGTGGAAAACGGGACGTTTCCGGGCCCCGAACACGAATTCGGCATGGCCGAACTGGAAGCGAAAAAACTGAGCGGACTGGAAGACAAGAAATAG